One Mycoplasmoides pneumoniae FH genomic region harbors:
- a CDS encoding aminopeptidase P family protein — protein MHNELQQKLAVLHKLLQDNKADAILIGSDQNRFWLTGFPSSAGWLVVHKQRVNLFIDGRYFEAAKTAIDPLVKVELFTTYKQVKALCEQVGVKHLLIEGDYLTFNYQNFIKKLCAQYTVINAQEIRRQKLPSEILAIEKVVEITRKVAVKLKRFIQPGMTELFIAQWITDQLVKAGGAKNSFDPIVATGKNGANPHHKPSKLKVKSGDFVTCDFGTIYNGYCSDITRTFLVGKKPNNEVLLKAYKKVDEANMAGINAANTQLTGAEVDKVCRDIIEASEFKDYFVHSTGHGVGLDIHEMPNVSTSYNKLLCENAVITIEPGIYIPGVGGIRIEDMVLVKDHKSVWLSAKIPRAF, from the coding sequence ATGCATAACGAACTGCAACAAAAGCTAGCAGTTTTACACAAACTGCTCCAAGACAATAAAGCTGATGCCATCTTAATTGGCTCAGACCAAAACCGCTTTTGGCTTACTGGTTTTCCCTCCAGTGCTGGTTGGTTAGTGGTTCACAAGCAAAGGGTTAACCTCTTTATTGACGGGCGTTACTTTGAAGCCGCTAAAACGGCAATTGATCCCCTAGTCAAAGTGGAATTATTTACCACTTATAAACAAGTAAAGGCATTATGTGAACAAGTGGGTGTGAAACACCTCTTGATTGAAGGGGATTACCTCACTTTTAACTACCAAAATTTCATTAAGAAGTTGTGTGCGCAGTACACGGTCATTAACGCCCAGGAAATTCGCCGACAAAAGCTCCCGAGTGAAATCTTAGCGATTGAAAAGGTAGTGGAAATTACCCGCAAAGTAGCGGTAAAACTCAAGCGCTTTATCCAACCAGGCATGACGGAGTTGTTCATTGCGCAGTGGATTACTGACCAATTGGTCAAAGCTGGTGGGGCAAAAAACTCGTTTGACCCTATTGTAGCTACTGGTAAGAACGGTGCTAATCCACACCACAAGCCTTCCAAGTTAAAGGTAAAATCAGGTGATTTTGTAACCTGTGACTTTGGCACCATTTACAACGGTTACTGTTCCGATATTACCCGCACCTTCTTAGTTGGTAAAAAACCTAATAATGAAGTGTTGCTCAAGGCCTATAAAAAGGTTGATGAAGCCAATATGGCCGGCATTAACGCTGCTAATACCCAACTCACCGGTGCGGAAGTTGACAAGGTGTGCCGTGACATTATTGAAGCATCGGAGTTCAAAGATTACTTTGTTCACAGCACTGGTCATGGTGTTGGACTTGACATTCACGAAATGCCAAACGTATCAACGTCCTATAACAAGTTGTTGTGTGAAAATGCTGTCATTACGATTGAACCGGGTATTTATATCCCTGGTGTTGGTGGCATCCGCATTGAGGACATGGTGTTAGTTAAAGACCACAAGAGTGTGTGGTTATCAGCCAAGATTCCGCGTGCCTTCTAA
- the rpmG gene encoding 50S ribosomal protein L33, which produces MAVKRSTRLGCNDCREINYLTFKNVKKNPEKLALNKFCSRCRKVVVHKEVKRK; this is translated from the coding sequence ATGGCTGTTAAGAGAAGCACACGGCTAGGATGTAATGATTGTCGTGAAATTAACTATCTAACGTTTAAAAACGTCAAGAAAAACCCTGAAAAACTTGCCCTCAACAAGTTTTGTTCGCGTTGTCGCAAGGTAGTAGTACACAAGGAAGTAAAACGAAAATAA
- a CDS encoding potassium transporter TrkG, producing MTAAHKQKAKLLAWLKLILWGDSISQRIFHFYIYCILLGAVLLFLPFALKTDYQKVISYEVDLQGHTISKQTASYGFLDALFLAVSAFSDTGLSTTVVSETYSVFGQTVLAILLQLGGIGFVVIAFLVWRLFKLHKKGKYSFYEKLMLQSERGGSKLGTTSEMIVVSVLFLFMVELLYGFLYTILFYFIPAFESASVFQSSGKVSNQLKALIVDSTKRLPVVHNLNLAFQYGFFHSLSAVNNAGIDLLGANSFAPYRTNWGIVIQWLAISQIIFGGIGYPVLFDAYEAIKKRRLYGKYYKHQFSLFTKLAVLTNLIVTAWCFLMLLMVEFIVITSLTNTIAHLNVEKAYLVEGLKNKSNQELQSLIFGPIPAASRVMQLWFGVISSRSAGFSVFPWSAESDIIKGIMVIAMFIGGSPSSTAGGIRTTTLAVIFLTLKAKFRGQKEVKVFKRSIDGQTVINAFLVAVFGLVSVVLIAILLPLSMQQPLSFVDSLFETTSAFGTVGLSSGATKIMALEPTRNLFNYLTLGLLMIMGQVGVSSSVLTFVKKHPQGNSFSYPREDVKVG from the coding sequence ATGACAGCTGCTCATAAACAGAAAGCTAAACTACTCGCTTGGTTAAAACTAATCCTGTGGGGTGACAGTATTTCCCAGCGCATTTTCCACTTTTACATCTATTGCATCCTGTTGGGGGCTGTACTGCTTTTCCTCCCGTTTGCGCTCAAAACCGACTACCAAAAGGTTATTAGCTATGAGGTGGATTTACAGGGTCATACCATCAGTAAACAAACGGCTTCCTATGGCTTTTTGGATGCTTTGTTTTTAGCGGTCAGTGCCTTTAGTGATACGGGGCTCTCTACTACGGTAGTGAGTGAAACCTACAGTGTGTTTGGGCAAACGGTGTTGGCCATTTTACTGCAGTTAGGGGGCATTGGTTTTGTGGTGATTGCTTTCCTTGTTTGAAGACTGTTTAAGTTACACAAGAAGGGCAAGTACAGCTTTTATGAGAAGTTAATGTTGCAATCAGAACGGGGTGGTTCCAAGTTAGGGACCACTAGTGAAATGATTGTGGTGTCGGTGTTATTCCTCTTTATGGTGGAGTTACTGTATGGCTTTCTGTACACCATTTTGTTTTATTTTATCCCCGCGTTTGAGTCTGCTAGTGTTTTTCAAAGTAGTGGTAAGGTGTCCAACCAATTGAAGGCCCTCATAGTCGATTCCACCAAAAGATTACCCGTAGTTCATAACCTTAACTTAGCCTTTCAGTATGGTTTTTTCCACTCCTTGTCAGCGGTTAATAATGCTGGCATTGACCTGTTGGGCGCTAATTCGTTTGCCCCGTATCGCACTAACTGGGGCATCGTGATCCAGTGGTTAGCGATTAGCCAAATTATCTTTGGTGGCATTGGTTATCCGGTGTTATTTGATGCTTATGAAGCGATTAAGAAACGGCGATTGTATGGTAAGTATTACAAACACCAGTTTAGTTTGTTTACGAAGTTAGCGGTACTCACTAACCTGATTGTCACGGCTTGGTGTTTTTTAATGCTGTTAATGGTGGAGTTTATTGTTATAACTAGTTTGACCAATACGATTGCCCATCTCAATGTCGAGAAGGCCTACTTAGTGGAGGGACTGAAAAATAAATCCAATCAAGAACTCCAAAGCTTAATCTTTGGTCCCATACCAGCGGCTAGTCGGGTGATGCAACTGTGGTTTGGGGTGATTTCGTCCCGGTCCGCTGGCTTTAGTGTGTTTCCCTGAAGTGCTGAGTCTGACATCATTAAGGGGATTATGGTGATTGCGATGTTTATCGGGGGCAGTCCGTCTTCTACCGCCGGAGGGATTCGCACTACTACTTTAGCGGTCATCTTTTTGACGTTAAAAGCGAAGTTCCGCGGTCAAAAAGAGGTCAAGGTCTTTAAGCGTAGTATTGACGGGCAAACGGTGATTAATGCCTTCTTGGTAGCCGTCTTTGGCTTAGTGTCCGTGGTTCTTATTGCCATTCTGTTGCCGTTAAGTATGCAACAACCGCTTAGCTTTGTCGACAGCCTGTTTGAAACCACTTCTGCTTTTGGAACTGTCGGACTGTCTAGTGGGGCCACGAAGATCATGGCACTAGAGCCAACACGGAACCTGTTTAACTACTTAACGTTAGGTTTACTAATGATTATGGGGCAGGTCGGGGTGAGCAGTTCGGTACTCACTTTTGTTAAAAAACACCCTCAAGGAAACAGCTTTTCTTATCCGCGGGAAGATGTTAAAGTGGGCTAG
- a CDS encoding MPN413 family protein has product MGGWMSCAPPIYTPHTNSWTESGWDRTSWWRWSAQRWSGWSFKIVRANKALRVMAKTKMPLVLIPPSPNKSYSKLAINQELHLTPPKKTSPATSSSLKPRPGPRGCLNARLSWRCPTLSRKVRVPTIKVPMVRAPSTKPSKTSSSNNPWPLTPRMRG; this is encoded by the coding sequence ATGGGGGGCTGGATGTCGTGCGCGCCGCCCATTTACACCCCTCATACGAACTCGTGGACTGAAAGCGGGTGGGACAGAACAAGTTGGTGGCGCTGGTCCGCTCAGCGTTGGTCAGGGTGAAGTTTCAAGATAGTTCGAGCCAACAAGGCACTGAGAGTAATGGCCAAGACCAAAATGCCCTTAGTTTTGATACCACCAAGTCCCAACAAGTCTTACAGCAAGCTGGCGATCAATCAGGAACTTCATCTAACTCCACCCAAGAAGACTTCGCCAGCTACATCCTCATCTTTAAAGCCGCGCCCAGGGCCACGTGGGTGTTTGAACGCAAGATTAAGTTGGCGTTGCCCTACGTTAAGCAGGAAAGTCAGGGTTCCGACGATCAAGGTTCCAATGGTAAGGGCTCCCTCTACAAAACCCTCCAAGACCTCCTCGTCGAACAACCCGTGACCCCTTACACCCCGAATGCGGGGTTAG
- a CDS encoding DegV family protein, with protein sequence MKTAIITDSTASIKEGEIQDVYVLPLQVIINGQDTYRDGKDIDYDRVYQLLKEHPQGLNISTSLPRQADLIELIEAIKDKYDRFVFLPLSKGLSGTYDMIVQAVKPLSTPKKEFVVLETSDIAISLKWLVQEVKALTDTNCPTKAIAEVVDQHKQSIFTAVTVKNLVQLRKGGRISGLKKIIATLLRVKPIIFFDKGVNTLSGKAFTFVQALEKIFTFVKSKFGDNFKIKRIGFCNAFTPVKAKEVKALILDFLHTNKITLQREIESSFITSAIIAHTGIDAFSISLLLDKNK encoded by the coding sequence ATGAAGACCGCGATAATTACTGACTCGACTGCCTCAATTAAGGAAGGAGAGATCCAAGACGTTTACGTGTTACCTTTACAGGTCATTATTAACGGTCAAGACACTTACCGCGATGGTAAGGACATTGACTATGATCGAGTATACCAGTTGTTGAAGGAACACCCCCAAGGGTTAAACATTTCCACATCACTACCACGCCAAGCTGACTTAATTGAGTTAATTGAAGCCATTAAAGACAAGTACGATCGCTTTGTTTTTTTACCTCTCAGTAAGGGTTTGAGTGGTACGTATGACATGATTGTCCAAGCGGTTAAGCCACTCAGTACGCCCAAAAAAGAGTTTGTGGTCTTGGAAACAAGTGACATTGCCATTTCCCTGAAATGGTTAGTACAAGAGGTGAAGGCATTAACTGACACTAACTGCCCAACTAAAGCAATTGCTGAAGTGGTTGATCAGCACAAACAAAGTATTTTTACAGCTGTGACTGTAAAAAACTTAGTGCAGCTACGTAAAGGTGGGCGCATTTCTGGATTAAAGAAAATTATTGCCACACTTTTACGGGTTAAACCGATTATCTTCTTTGATAAAGGGGTAAATACTTTGAGCGGCAAGGCCTTTACCTTTGTCCAAGCATTGGAGAAAATCTTTACCTTTGTCAAATCAAAATTTGGTGATAACTTTAAGATCAAACGGATTGGTTTTTGCAATGCTTTTACCCCAGTTAAGGCCAAGGAAGTTAAAGCTTTAATTTTGGATTTTCTCCACACTAACAAAATCACTTTACAACGTGAAATCGAAAGCTCGTTTATCACAAGTGCCATTATTGCGCATACCGGAATAGATGCGTTTTCGATCAGTTTATTACTCGATAAAAATAAATAA
- a CDS encoding MPN455 family protein, giving the protein MINQANNQVNFSEQQFVHHKRFSVIRLTFSVAAIGILFIFLIGFGVQQLLTNTTSLGTLASDIRTLGTIAFVASLVSLILYFVTAFKLRNRNTTLAWFWGLIIADVISYGITLGVLLTLATTQLRELIDFKFSDIVFAFLGAALVYGTVWGLSALPSQQRRYQQTQTLFRIFIWAFFISIIASLLTFVLNFTVFRGGRTNILDLLFPGLSLIVGGIFSLLSVYFVCLQIRNEQDLVKLYESQDPALAKAQMWRSALFFGAWLVSSFMNLVYFILRIILLTRNLSRAF; this is encoded by the coding sequence ATGATCAATCAAGCTAATAATCAGGTCAATTTTTCCGAGCAACAGTTTGTCCATCACAAGCGGTTCTCGGTCATTCGCTTGACCTTTTCTGTTGCCGCGATTGGCATTCTGTTTATCTTCTTAATTGGTTTTGGGGTACAACAGCTGTTAACCAACACTACTAGCCTTGGCACACTGGCTAGTGATATAAGAACGTTGGGTACGATTGCTTTTGTTGCTAGTTTGGTTTCCTTAATCCTTTACTTTGTCACGGCTTTTAAACTAAGGAACCGTAACACGACCTTAGCGTGGTTCTGGGGCTTAATTATTGCCGATGTGATTAGTTATGGGATTACATTAGGAGTATTGTTAACATTAGCCACCACACAATTACGTGAATTGATTGACTTTAAGTTTAGTGACATTGTCTTTGCCTTTTTAGGGGCAGCATTAGTGTATGGGACGGTATGGGGCTTGAGTGCATTACCGAGCCAGCAACGCCGTTACCAACAAACCCAAACGCTGTTTCGTATCTTTATTTGAGCCTTCTTTATTAGCATAATTGCGAGCTTATTGACTTTTGTGTTGAACTTTACGGTGTTCCGCGGTGGTCGCACTAATATCTTGGATTTACTGTTCCCCGGACTTTCGTTAATAGTTGGTGGGATCTTTTCCTTGTTATCGGTTTACTTTGTTTGTCTACAAATTCGCAACGAACAGGACTTGGTGAAACTGTATGAAAGTCAAGACCCAGCTTTAGCCAAAGCACAAATGTGGCGTAGTGCGCTCTTTTTTGGCGCTTGGTTGGTAAGTAGCTTCATGAACTTGGTCTACTTTATCCTGCGCATTATTTTGTTAACGCGTAATTTAAGCAGAGCTTTTTAA
- a CDS encoding DUF16 domain-containing protein, producing MKEKIPFYNEKEFHDMVKKTKKGTFSGWYIINPENNSVEFSGKFNRQFKLNKPVIPVNTEYVTRKEFNEYKNSNNQRLTKIETTLAAQGEQINKLTQTVEKQGEQINQLVQVVLLHGEQINKLTQTVEKQGEQIRELQVEQKFQGEQIKAQGKTLKSILQALGGINKRLDKIDPPK from the coding sequence ATGAAAGAGAAAATTCCGTTTTATAACGAAAAAGAATTCCATGACATGGTGAAAAAGACCAAAAAGGGCACTTTTTCAGGTTGATACATCATTAATCCAGAAAACAACAGTGTGGAATTCTCTGGCAAATTCAACAGACAATTTAAACTTAACAAACCGGTTATACCAGTGAACACGGAATACGTAACGCGTAAAGAGTTCAACGAGTACAAAAACTCAAACAACCAACGACTTACAAAGATTGAAACCACTTTGGCCGCCCAAGGTGAACAAATCAACAAATTGACTCAAACTGTTGAAAAACAGGGCGAGCAAATCAATCAATTAGTTCAAGTTGTGCTTCTTCACGGCGAGCAAATTAACAAACTGACTCAAACTGTTGAAAAACAGGGCGAGCAAATTAGAGAACTTCAAGTAGAGCAAAAATTTCAGGGTGAACAAATAAAAGCTCAAGGAAAAACGCTTAAGTCGATCCTACAAGCGCTTGGAGGAATAAATAAACGCTTGGACAAAATTGATCCACCTAAATAG
- a CDS encoding potassium channel family protein has translation MKRADFCIIGLGRFGMQVAHSLKENNFTLVLIDNDQHKTNTAAQEFDHVVCCDGSNLTALAELQLEEFSAVIVGVTNIEASIMICANLRELGQKNIIARAKNEVHNRVLRTMGIREALIPEKIVGKNLVIRLIHGMETEIINLGNDILFVRAPVNNKKLFNRTLGEINIREHTNANLISIMRNGKDVVFPLGPNTQIQPGDVITAVCQLSGVNQYLRYINPNDKNKYKASE, from the coding sequence ATGAAACGTGCCGATTTTTGCATTATTGGCCTTGGTAGGTTTGGGATGCAAGTAGCACATTCTTTAAAAGAGAACAACTTTACCCTGGTTTTGATCGATAATGATCAACACAAAACCAATACTGCTGCCCAGGAATTTGACCATGTAGTGTGTTGTGATGGGAGTAACTTAACGGCGTTAGCTGAGCTCCAACTAGAGGAGTTTTCGGCAGTCATAGTTGGGGTAACTAACATAGAAGCGAGCATTATGATTTGTGCTAACCTTCGGGAATTGGGTCAAAAAAACATTATTGCCCGTGCTAAAAACGAAGTGCATAACCGGGTGTTACGTACTATGGGTATTAGGGAAGCTTTGATCCCGGAAAAGATTGTCGGCAAGAACCTTGTCATTCGTTTAATTCACGGCATGGAAACCGAAATTATTAACCTTGGCAATGACATCCTCTTTGTTCGCGCTCCGGTGAACAACAAGAAGCTCTTTAATCGTACGTTGGGGGAAATTAACATCCGTGAACACACGAATGCTAACCTCATCTCAATTATGCGGAATGGCAAAGATGTCGTCTTTCCTTTGGGTCCGAATACCCAGATTCAACCAGGGGATGTAATTACAGCCGTGTGTCAATTAAGTGGCGTGAACCAGTATTTGCGCTACATTAATCCTAACGACAAGAATAAGTACAAAGCGAGTGAATAA
- a CDS encoding MG321/MPN456 family lipoprotein has translation MKFQRKYWGLLSTLGVSSAVALSACAAQARDVYVTSSASDLLKNNSVPMSMFNVSPTSSFFGSKYAGLTTYIATGSNKDDGVNVTTQTQEKLVLELATSVKGYKKKDKATSSQKTSTNSSCTTTSSGTSTSGEDDWECIGEIKRQSSSNGQNNQQSKSITEEEKFQEISQKATRYEFAIDTGIKWVDNNGKPVKDASGNDVKLSSKDFERGFEAYILSSELRFNRNGYFIDLMGLDVKKTVGMTKKNGTQVQMKVASSDEKDGEEKTVKITDDAYNPEDYQSTDDSKFNVYLTSPFPFLLSMMSKEFFFPIPHTHPKVKAIKVGKDSPLVYNEKNGSKILDQTKTNFDGIYGGGVNAWRDTWSVGPYYVESFNQSQIVFKRNSEYDTHITPNLPKTREENEKPIPTMINYFQPGATPEVFYSNYIAGGLSSAEVPYSQQEDARSRFAGTGDLRWVKVQKTAQSAQITYSSRPYVVEGETVKTNSNITETEAKFLYNSESEEALTIRAGINGLINWQNLAIILLPNSGDLNYSIVPFGIFKEKGKNGASVQQKAVSTTEGSDLMNDYYYKIEKEQRLGLIPQREGNYEKNKNVLESATVKINYYSSKATSGQAGAAASAAFAKNNNTSDNTQQNQTSSVEAKSVNVTKHSFVQVLKKVGFSGSNPLHFNMKLGNSSLSANGVDYYNAVKQALTELGTADNGEKLIVPEIILGDAQGPTRNEWYIGLSSVLGFSSWSPDYDGVGTWLDAATQLNDQGGGDVITYSSGAHIVRTLLLAASQKDVHSKFTQKIDQQNTASTTSDVTVKKADSSQDSSKSNTEEEKWDDVTSADLFKDDPYVLKNFGDAKAQAAQRSTGSTTSGNGTQASLEFTKKALSLLKFLVDNGILDKEKVKEAIKDPNKYLGKRDKIENGTNKPSKNEDFIGYELKDIYKNAAQLNRFNSIWAEKDTDNAKFLITVVDSYFPVLPVPAAGLNETSPTLLKPWFQFRSAPSGNGTIRDYGFIPENK, from the coding sequence ATGAAATTTCAGCGAAAATACTGGGGTTTGTTATCAACCTTAGGGGTAAGTTCAGCAGTAGCACTCAGTGCCTGCGCTGCCCAAGCCCGCGATGTGTATGTCACCTCATCCGCATCCGACTTGTTAAAGAACAATTCGGTACCGATGAGTATGTTCAACGTGTCCCCGACCTCTTCCTTTTTTGGCAGCAAGTATGCAGGCCTAACCACTTACATTGCCACTGGTTCCAACAAAGATGATGGTGTCAATGTAACCACTCAAACCCAAGAGAAATTGGTGTTGGAATTGGCTACCTCAGTGAAGGGGTATAAGAAGAAGGATAAAGCTACTTCAAGTCAAAAAACTTCAACTAATTCTTCTTGCACTACCACTTCTAGTGGTACTAGCACTAGTGGTGAAGATGATTGAGAATGCATTGGTGAAATTAAAAGACAAAGTTCAAGTAACGGTCAAAATAATCAACAATCGAAGTCGATTACTGAGGAAGAAAAATTCCAAGAAATTTCGCAAAAGGCCACCCGTTACGAATTCGCCATTGATACTGGTATCAAATGGGTCGACAATAACGGTAAACCGGTAAAGGACGCTAGTGGCAATGATGTCAAACTCTCTTCCAAAGACTTTGAACGCGGTTTTGAGGCTTACATCTTATCATCGGAACTCAGGTTTAACCGCAACGGTTACTTCATTGACTTAATGGGTTTGGATGTGAAAAAGACCGTGGGGATGACCAAGAAGAATGGTACCCAAGTTCAAATGAAGGTTGCTTCATCTGATGAAAAAGATGGTGAAGAAAAAACTGTTAAGATAACGGATGATGCTTACAATCCTGAGGATTATCAAAGCACTGATGACAGCAAATTCAACGTCTACCTCACCTCGCCCTTCCCCTTCTTGTTGAGTATGATGTCTAAGGAATTCTTCTTTCCTATTCCTCATACCCACCCGAAGGTAAAAGCAATTAAGGTAGGTAAGGACTCACCATTGGTCTACAACGAAAAGAATGGGTCGAAAATCTTAGACCAAACCAAAACTAACTTTGATGGTATCTATGGTGGTGGGGTTAACGCATGACGGGATACTTGATCAGTGGGGCCTTACTATGTCGAGAGTTTTAACCAGAGCCAGATTGTCTTTAAGCGTAACAGTGAGTATGATACTCATATAACCCCCAACTTACCAAAAACGCGGGAAGAAAACGAAAAACCCATCCCAACGATGATTAACTACTTCCAACCAGGCGCTACCCCTGAAGTGTTTTACTCCAACTATATCGCTGGAGGATTATCTTCTGCGGAGGTGCCATACTCCCAACAAGAGGATGCTAGGTCACGATTTGCGGGTACGGGGGACTTACGCTGGGTTAAAGTGCAAAAGACCGCGCAAAGTGCCCAGATTACCTATTCATCACGACCTTACGTAGTGGAAGGTGAAACCGTTAAAACTAACTCCAACATTACCGAAACCGAGGCTAAATTCTTGTACAACAGTGAGTCAGAAGAAGCGTTAACGATTCGCGCTGGCATTAACGGTTTAATTAACTGACAAAACCTAGCGATTATCCTGTTGCCAAACTCCGGTGACCTGAACTATTCGATCGTACCTTTTGGCATCTTTAAGGAAAAGGGTAAAAATGGTGCAAGTGTTCAACAAAAAGCTGTCTCAACTACCGAAGGTTCAGATCTGATGAACGATTACTACTATAAGATCGAGAAGGAACAGCGCCTGGGCTTGATTCCACAGCGTGAAGGTAACTACGAAAAGAATAAAAACGTTTTGGAGAGTGCGACTGTTAAGATTAATTATTATAGCAGTAAAGCAACAAGTGGTCAGGCTGGAGCAGCTGCCTCTGCAGCGTTTGCTAAGAACAACAACACATCAGACAACACACAACAAAACCAAACCTCTTCAGTAGAAGCTAAGAGTGTAAACGTAACAAAGCACAGCTTTGTTCAAGTTTTAAAGAAGGTTGGTTTCTCTGGTAGCAATCCCCTCCACTTCAACATGAAGTTAGGGAACTCTTCGCTGTCCGCTAACGGGGTGGATTACTACAACGCCGTGAAGCAAGCCCTCACTGAATTGGGTACTGCTGACAACGGAGAAAAACTAATAGTACCAGAAATTATCTTAGGTGATGCCCAAGGACCAACTCGAAATGAGTGGTACATTGGGTTGTCCTCGGTGTTAGGTTTTAGTTCCTGAAGCCCTGACTATGATGGTGTGGGTACCTGATTGGACGCAGCCACCCAATTGAACGATCAAGGTGGCGGTGATGTTATTACCTACTCCTCGGGCGCTCACATTGTACGTACGTTGTTGTTAGCTGCGAGTCAAAAAGATGTACATAGTAAATTCACACAAAAAATAGATCAACAAAATACAGCTTCAACCACATCTGATGTGACTGTTAAGAAAGCAGATTCATCTCAAGATAGCAGCAAGAGTAATACTGAAGAAGAAAAGTGGGATGACGTAACTTCCGCTGACCTCTTCAAAGATGACCCTTACGTACTAAAGAACTTTGGTGATGCTAAAGCACAAGCTGCACAAAGAAGCACCGGTTCTACAACTAGTGGTAACGGCACTCAAGCATCTTTAGAGTTCACCAAAAAGGCTTTAAGCTTGCTCAAATTCTTAGTGGATAATGGCATTCTAGACAAAGAAAAAGTAAAGGAAGCTATCAAAGATCCAAATAAGTACCTTGGAAAGCGTGACAAGATAGAGAACGGTACAAATAAACCAAGTAAAAACGAAGATTTCATTGGTTACGAGTTGAAAGATATCTATAAGAACGCCGCCCAGCTCAACCGCTTTAACAGTATTTGAGCGGAAAAAGACACCGATAACGCTAAGTTCTTAATTACCGTAGTCGACTCTTACTTCCCGGTTTTACCCGTACCAGCAGCTGGGTTGAACGAAACATCACCAACGCTGCTCAAACCATGGTTCCAATTCCGCAGTGCGCCATCGGGTAACGGTACCATCCGTGACTATGGTTTTATTCCCGAAAATAAATAG
- a CDS encoding lipoprotein, with protein sequence MRKKRLLSRISFSSLFLLCGTLLSACTGIQADLRNLIKETTGKDIDLSKAIKTKEGKKNIIASLKKSYEVNPRDTTKLLLDAWKQIFEEGKLGIPDFDFDDVIYPASKDPFTMERKIEHFQMTYQSFKDLSVEDKLSYTFNWFGDYSSGGFTAKKGDKHYFDLFLKIKPDAKKSFTIANFKTEEDNSTTIGGKETTRNLEWIEFSASLKFSLKGKDDVSQKSVNKFLSTFANNTEGYSSNINLFIYLEYLIK encoded by the coding sequence ATGCGCAAAAAGAGATTGTTGTCAAGGATTTCCTTTAGTTCTCTATTTTTATTATGTGGAACATTGTTAAGTGCTTGCACTGGTATCCAAGCAGATCTTAGAAATCTTATTAAAGAAACCACTGGTAAAGACATTGATTTGTCTAAAGCAATTAAAACTAAAGAAGGCAAAAAGAACATAATAGCTTCTTTAAAAAAGTCTTACGAAGTTAATCCGAGAGATACAACAAAATTGTTGTTAGATGCTTGAAAACAGATTTTTGAAGAGGGTAAATTAGGTATTCCAGATTTTGATTTTGACGATGTAATTTATCCCGCAAGCAAGGATCCTTTTACGATGGAGCGAAAGATTGAACATTTCCAGATGACATACCAAAGTTTTAAGGATTTGTCAGTTGAGGATAAGTTAAGCTATACCTTTAATTGATTTGGAGATTATTCTTCAGGTGGTTTCACTGCTAAGAAAGGTGATAAGCATTATTTTGATCTTTTCCTTAAAATCAAACCTGATGCCAAAAAATCATTTACAATTGCAAACTTTAAAACTGAAGAAGACAACTCTACAACTATTGGTGGGAAAGAAACTACAAGAAATTTAGAGTGAATTGAGTTTAGCGCTTCACTTAAATTTTCGTTAAAAGGCAAAGATGATGTTAGTCAAAAAAGTGTGAACAAATTTTTAAGTACCTTTGCTAATAATACAGAAGGCTACTCATCAAATATTAATCTCTTTATTTACTTGGAATATTTAATTAAGTAA